ACGACGCCTCCCTCCGGGTTCCTCCCCACGACCTCCACGCCGAGCAGGCCGTCCTCGCGTCGGTCCTGCTGAACAACGACCATATCAACGCCGTGATGGAAGTCCTGCGCCCGGGTGATTTCTACCAGGGGGCCCACCGGATCCTCTACGAGGCGATGATCGACCTCTACGACCGCGGGCGCCCCATCGACCAGCTCACCCTGTCCGCCGTCCTGAAGGACCGGAACGCCGAACAGCAGGTCGGCGGCCTCGCCTACCTCTCCGAGATCGTCACCTCCGTCCCCATCTCCGCCAACGTCGTGCACTACGCGCGCATCGTGAAGGAGAAGTCGATCCTCCGCAAGACGATCGCTGCGGCGCAGGAGATCTCCGCCACCGCCTTCCAGGGGGTCGCCGACATCGACGTCTTCCTCGACCGGACCGAGCAGGCGATCTTCGCCATCGCCGAGGAGAAGATCCGGCCTTCCTACTACGTGATGGGCGAGATGGCCCGCGAGGCGATGAAGGAGATCGAGGAGGCGTACGAGCGGAAG
The window above is part of the Deltaproteobacteria bacterium genome. Proteins encoded here:
- a CDS encoding replicative DNA helicase, coding for MDENRGTTPGGNDASLRVPPHDLHAEQAVLASVLLNNDHINAVMEVLRPGDFYQGAHRILYEAMIDLYDRGRPIDQLTLSAVLKDRNAEQQVGGLAYLSEIVTSVPISANVVHYARIVKEKSILRKTIAAAQEISATAFQGVADIDVFLDRTEQAIFAIAEEKIRPSYYVMGEMAREAMKEIEEAYERKERITGVASGFRDLDQVTAGFQRSNMIVVAARPGMGKTSLCLNIAVNAATKQKLPVAIFSLEMSRQELAMRMICSEARVNFQRLRTGHLA